A DNA window from Deinococcus sedimenti contains the following coding sequences:
- a CDS encoding phage/plasmid primase, P4 family — translation MPWPTFPEHPQAFTPEHIPQDQEVYFGMARRRDTSSGARDNCLMTPLHWVDLDLADAPSYTGGLTKDTLLETDPAELREYKATLFADLLTACDRLKLPPRAVVDSGHGLHVYWLRHTSPDDGTETEEVNRALAGALADLGADAKVHDLPRILRLPGGVNLKNPARPLPVDVWLSEADAWAEREALNALTRVKAAPPLSPVKPAPVPAQVGSGAPAERYVNRAVDEECAAVASAGEGGRNDALNRAAFNLGTLVGAGVLDEQHAAQVLTAAGEAAGLEVGEIRDTVRSGLGSGKAKPRDLSGVGQRDARGMAGIDVGTLPAADVIPEAEHWTGEDKADYSDRQVLELLGLDGWPVTAPDTDTAHGYRLVKLAGGDLGYTGKLGGWLAYTGRQWVQGAGRKGDGAGDLLAQQLTQKLSGTMKPEVARLFALRGVLAPVESRKRDSAAMERAAWRHVKAAKSVEGNGRQKAILEAARPLLMIDHTRFEPRPFVLGFQNGVWDAGQWREHRREDYMLTLAPVEYHPDADQSDWLDVLNRMTGGDADLALGLQDVTGYALSGASTHRVLPWAYGPRGTGKSTYTELLGTLLGDMAASLDTKLFTADGARERLGAAVWGKRAVFCAEAGNARLDAELLKTLSGGDRLPVRFLFSEGFTATPRHMLLMVANDAPKVEAYDDALKDRVLALPFVHPLHGAGLPDLLGGRRIEAARQDPASALCRGFTAWAVEGLARFHRTGRLHRSRASASATAQFWADVDPLQEFWADVGREAFALNGMKAGELRALYLAWAEQVGVRPYAMKKWGQACAAVGLENVKRAGGLRFWTLKNPDLFPVDGAAQGAEAGGSGASGATAPISNSFHEKTPIENSPLEELENSSVAPLAPLAPASGEL, via the coding sequence ATGCCGTGGCCTACGTTCCCTGAGCACCCCCAGGCGTTCACGCCTGAGCACATCCCCCAGGATCAAGAGGTGTACTTCGGCATGGCGCGGCGGCGCGACACGTCCAGCGGGGCGCGGGATAACTGCCTGATGACCCCCCTTCATTGGGTCGACCTGGACCTAGCAGACGCCCCCAGCTACACGGGCGGACTGACCAAAGACACGCTGCTTGAAACGGACCCGGCAGAGCTGCGCGAGTACAAAGCGACCCTGTTCGCTGACCTGCTGACGGCGTGCGACCGGCTGAAGCTACCCCCCCGCGCCGTGGTTGATAGCGGGCACGGCCTGCATGTGTACTGGCTGCGCCACACCTCGCCTGATGACGGCACGGAAACGGAAGAGGTGAACCGCGCCCTCGCCGGGGCACTCGCTGACCTGGGGGCAGACGCGAAAGTTCACGACTTGCCGCGCATCCTGCGGCTTCCGGGCGGCGTAAACCTGAAGAATCCGGCGCGGCCCCTGCCGGTGGACGTCTGGCTTTCTGAAGCTGACGCCTGGGCAGAACGCGAGGCGCTGAACGCGCTGACCAGGGTGAAAGCTGCGCCGCCGCTTTCGCCGGTCAAGCCTGCCCCGGTACCGGCCCAGGTGGGCAGCGGTGCGCCCGCTGAGCGGTACGTGAACCGGGCCGTGGATGAAGAGTGCGCGGCCGTGGCGAGCGCCGGGGAAGGCGGGCGGAATGACGCGCTGAACCGGGCAGCGTTCAACCTGGGCACGCTGGTAGGCGCCGGGGTGCTGGATGAACAGCACGCGGCCCAGGTGCTCACGGCAGCCGGGGAAGCGGCGGGCCTTGAGGTGGGCGAGATTCGGGACACCGTGCGCTCAGGCCTGGGCAGCGGGAAAGCCAAGCCGCGCGACCTGAGCGGCGTAGGCCAACGGGACGCGAGGGGAATGGCGGGCATCGATGTGGGCACCCTGCCCGCTGCGGACGTCATACCGGAAGCGGAACACTGGACGGGCGAAGACAAAGCGGACTACAGCGACCGGCAAGTGCTCGAGCTGCTGGGCCTAGACGGCTGGCCTGTGACCGCGCCGGATACGGACACCGCGCATGGGTACCGCCTGGTCAAGCTGGCCGGGGGTGACCTGGGGTACACCGGCAAGCTGGGCGGGTGGCTGGCCTACACCGGCCGGCAGTGGGTGCAGGGCGCCGGACGGAAAGGGGACGGCGCGGGCGATCTGTTGGCCCAGCAACTCACGCAGAAGCTGAGCGGGACCATGAAACCGGAAGTGGCGCGACTCTTTGCCCTGCGTGGCGTACTCGCCCCCGTGGAATCCCGGAAGCGGGACAGCGCCGCCATGGAGCGGGCCGCGTGGCGACACGTCAAGGCGGCGAAGTCCGTAGAAGGGAACGGACGTCAGAAAGCGATTCTGGAAGCGGCCCGCCCGCTGCTGATGATCGATCACACCCGCTTTGAACCGCGCCCGTTCGTGCTGGGCTTCCAGAATGGCGTGTGGGACGCGGGGCAGTGGCGGGAGCACAGGCGAGAGGACTACATGCTCACCCTCGCGCCGGTCGAGTACCACCCGGACGCTGACCAGAGTGATTGGCTGGACGTGCTGAACCGCATGACGGGCGGGGACGCTGACCTTGCCCTGGGCCTGCAGGATGTGACCGGGTACGCCCTGAGCGGCGCGAGTACGCACCGCGTGTTGCCCTGGGCATACGGCCCCAGGGGCACCGGCAAGAGCACGTATACCGAGCTGCTGGGCACGCTGCTGGGGGACATGGCCGCGAGCCTGGACACGAAACTGTTCACGGCGGACGGCGCCCGCGAGCGGCTGGGCGCGGCCGTGTGGGGAAAGCGGGCGGTGTTCTGCGCTGAAGCCGGGAACGCGCGACTGGACGCGGAGCTGCTGAAGACCCTGAGCGGCGGCGACCGGCTGCCCGTGCGGTTCCTCTTCAGCGAGGGCTTCACGGCCACGCCACGGCACATGCTGCTGATGGTGGCGAATGACGCGCCCAAAGTTGAAGCGTATGACGACGCGCTGAAAGACCGCGTGCTGGCCTTGCCGTTCGTGCACCCGCTTCATGGGGCGGGCCTGCCCGACTTGCTGGGAGGTCGGCGTATCGAGGCGGCGCGGCAAGACCCGGCGTCCGCCCTGTGCCGGGGCTTCACAGCCTGGGCCGTCGAGGGGCTGGCGAGATTCCACCGGACGGGACGCCTGCACCGTTCCAGGGCGAGCGCGAGCGCCACGGCGCAGTTCTGGGCGGACGTTGACCCGCTGCAGGAATTCTGGGCGGACGTGGGCCGTGAGGCATTCGCGCTGAACGGCATGAAGGCCGGGGAACTGCGGGCGCTGTATCTGGCCTGGGCGGAACAGGTGGGCGTCCGCCCCTACGCCATGAAGAAATGGGGGCAGGCCTGCGCGGCCGTCGGATTGGAAAACGTGAAGCGGGCGGGCGGCTTGCGCTTCTGGACGCTAAAAAACCCTGATCTGTTCCCCGTTGACGGGGCGGCCCAGGGTGCGGAAGCGGGGGGCAGTGGCGCAAGTGGCGCAACTGCACCTATTTCCAATTCCTTTCACGAGAAAACCCCTATAGAAAATTCTCCCTTAGAAGAATTGGAAAATAGCTCTGTTGCGCCACTTGCGCCACTCGCCCCGGCAAGCGGTGAACTGTGA
- a CDS encoding helix-turn-helix domain-containing protein: protein MTAIHLEDTGATAPTLPAFLDVPQAAAHLGVHAALVYKEIRAGRLRAVKIGARVIRIPREALDAYVAAQSTGAN, encoded by the coding sequence TTGACTGCTATCCACCTGGAAGACACGGGCGCGACTGCGCCCACCCTGCCCGCGTTCCTTGACGTTCCCCAAGCTGCCGCGCACCTGGGCGTGCACGCCGCGCTGGTCTACAAAGAAATTCGCGCCGGTCGACTGCGGGCCGTGAAGATCGGTGCGCGAGTCATCCGCATTCCCCGCGAGGCGCTGGACGCCTACGTGGCAGCCCAGAGCACGGGGGCCAACTGA
- a CDS encoding helix-turn-helix domain-containing protein, translating to MSTGDIQMTGMNDQVRQAVRERMKAQGMTQTELGDAVGMAQPNIQRLLAGRVGAVPESWQKVLDALGLELQAVPKREG from the coding sequence ATGTCAACGGGTGATATACAGATGACTGGAATGAACGACCAAGTACGGCAGGCAGTCAGGGAACGCATGAAGGCCCAGGGCATGACCCAGACAGAGCTAGGGGACGCGGTGGGCATGGCCCAGCCAAACATTCAGCGCCTACTCGCTGGGCGCGTGGGTGCCGTCCCCGAAAGCTGGCAGAAAGTCCTAGACGCGCTGGGCCTCGAGCTGCAGGCCGTCCCCAAGCGGGAAGGCTAG